The proteins below are encoded in one region of Parvicella tangerina:
- a CDS encoding tetratricopeptide repeat protein, whose protein sequence is MLILLVSYAFIGSSQMSVQEQMKVDSLKEVVALGENDTVIINALSAWDNIIYSYDPELDLLLNMKIDSIATKNLNEKLNAKEKNKFINSKVFALNNIGVYFEMYEDYDSALYYYKQSLSFALENEQKESIARSLSNIGAIYEVEYNYALAVQYYKDAIEVYKEIGEKNHQAAMLLNAGVIFEIQGDHSTAIDYYMNSLVLYDQSGNKYGMAAAQNNIAILYEFQGDLEKALEYYEKSLSLRREIEDLAGVAKSLNNIGAIYRKLGDHKQAISLYNESLEIKQELNDKKGIAHTLKNIGFIYHSQEDYSSAIDFYMQSLTMRKEIGDQEGICSSYISLGEVYMTQGLYSKALICGDSALNIGLNIGAAVEISAAAKLLWQVNKYLYQYDESLSMFELYVEYQDSVLSEENQKAIIQQQFKYEYGKKAAADSIKALEEAKVQDALLAAEKAETEKQKAQVKQQEQQKYYLFGGLALALLFGGFIFNRFRVASKQKNIIEEQKVVVEQQKAAVEEQKVELEYTHQQLEEHHKEIADSIMYAKRIQEAIMPSMSAMGAALKDGFVLYLPKDVVAGDFFWMESLTDALGSEGEVVYFAAADCTGHGVPGAMVSVVCSNALNKALLEEGIRDTGKLLDRTREIVIDRLAKSGGEVKDGMDISLCALNRTTRELKWSGANNPLWILRKGALEFEEIKANKQPIGLYHDPQPFATHQINLNEGDSIYVFTDGYQDQFGGPKGKKFKAKQLKELIIQNQYLSMDEQLKQLKSKFIEWKGEVEQIDDVCVIGVRV, encoded by the coding sequence ATGCTAATACTTCTAGTATCATACGCTTTTATAGGAAGTTCACAAATGAGCGTTCAAGAGCAAATGAAAGTAGACTCTCTCAAAGAAGTGGTTGCTTTAGGTGAAAACGATACAGTAATAATCAATGCGCTTTCAGCTTGGGATAACATCATATATTCCTATGATCCAGAGTTAGATTTACTGTTGAATATGAAAATTGATAGTATAGCAACTAAAAACCTCAATGAAAAGTTAAATGCTAAAGAGAAGAATAAGTTCATAAATTCGAAGGTGTTTGCACTAAACAACATTGGAGTCTATTTCGAGATGTATGAAGATTACGACTCCGCGCTCTATTACTACAAACAAAGTTTAAGTTTTGCACTTGAAAATGAGCAAAAAGAATCAATTGCAAGGAGCCTATCCAATATAGGTGCAATTTATGAAGTAGAATATAACTATGCATTGGCAGTTCAGTACTACAAAGATGCAATTGAGGTTTACAAGGAGATAGGAGAGAAAAATCACCAGGCGGCAATGCTGTTAAATGCTGGGGTTATTTTTGAGATACAAGGGGATCATTCGACAGCTATTGACTATTATATGAACAGTTTGGTTTTGTATGACCAATCTGGAAATAAGTATGGTATGGCGGCAGCACAAAACAATATTGCTATTCTCTATGAATTTCAAGGAGATTTGGAGAAGGCATTGGAATACTATGAAAAGAGTCTGTCTCTAAGAAGGGAGATTGAAGATCTAGCAGGAGTTGCAAAGTCACTAAATAATATCGGGGCAATTTACAGGAAGTTGGGAGACCATAAACAAGCGATTTCCTTGTATAATGAAAGTTTGGAGATTAAGCAGGAGCTAAACGATAAAAAAGGAATCGCTCACACGTTGAAGAATATTGGATTTATCTATCATAGTCAAGAGGATTATAGTTCTGCGATTGATTTCTATATGCAAAGTCTGACAATGCGGAAAGAGATTGGTGATCAGGAAGGTATTTGTAGTTCATACATTAGTCTCGGTGAAGTATACATGACGCAAGGCCTTTACTCAAAAGCTTTAATTTGCGGAGATAGCGCATTAAATATAGGACTTAACATTGGTGCAGCTGTTGAGATTTCCGCTGCTGCCAAGCTTTTATGGCAAGTGAATAAATACCTCTACCAATATGATGAAAGCTTAAGCATGTTTGAACTATACGTTGAGTACCAGGACTCAGTGCTAAGTGAAGAAAATCAAAAAGCTATTATTCAACAACAATTTAAGTATGAGTATGGAAAGAAAGCGGCAGCAGACTCGATCAAAGCACTTGAGGAAGCCAAGGTGCAAGACGCACTATTAGCTGCAGAAAAGGCGGAAACTGAAAAGCAGAAAGCGCAGGTAAAGCAACAAGAGCAGCAGAAGTATTATTTGTTTGGTGGACTAGCTTTAGCATTATTGTTTGGAGGGTTTATCTTCAATCGTTTTCGAGTTGCGAGTAAGCAAAAAAACATTATTGAAGAGCAAAAAGTGGTCGTAGAACAACAGAAAGCAGCTGTAGAAGAACAGAAAGTTGAATTGGAATATACCCACCAACAACTGGAGGAACATCACAAAGAAATTGCGGACAGTATTATGTATGCTAAACGTATTCAAGAAGCAATCATGCCTTCAATGAGTGCAATGGGTGCTGCCTTGAAAGATGGGTTCGTATTATATTTACCTAAAGATGTAGTTGCCGGTGATTTCTTCTGGATGGAATCCTTAACGGATGCTTTAGGTTCTGAAGGCGAAGTAGTCTATTTCGCAGCAGCAGATTGCACGGGTCATGGTGTTCCCGGGGCGATGGTAAGTGTGGTGTGTAGCAATGCTTTGAACAAGGCTTTGCTAGAAGAAGGCATCAGAGATACCGGAAAACTGCTGGACAGAACGAGAGAAATCGTGATTGATCGTTTGGCCAAGAGTGGTGGAGAAGTAAAAGATGGGATGGATATATCGTTGTGCGCACTAAACCGCACAACTCGGGAATTAAAGTGGTCTGGGGCTAATAATCCGCTTTGGATCTTACGCAAAGGGGCTTTAGAATTTGAGGAGATAAAAGCAAATAAGCAACCAATTGGTTTGTATCATGACCCGCAACCTTTTGCCACTCATCAAATCAATTTAAACGAAGGTGACTCGATATACGTGTTTACAGATGGTTACCAAGATCAGTTCGGTGGTCCTAAGGGCAAAAAGTTCAAAGCAAAACAACTTAAGGAGCTGATTATTCAAAACCAATACTTATCCATGGATGAGCAGTTGAAACAGCTGAAAAGTAAATTCATAGAATGGAAGGGAGAGGTAGAACAAATCGATGATGTATGTGTAATTGGTGTAAGGGTTTAA
- a CDS encoding DUF5686 and carboxypeptidase regulatory-like domain-containing protein, translated as MLIIFPLLSRAGVIRGVVLSNHDEPLPFASVYVKNSTRGTVTNLKGEFELELSEGEHTLVYSFVGFKAQERTYFFEHSNTLIDTIILKEDNSLGEVEVYADKRDRAKEIMGEVRKFRSNFNQGVQYFSCKSYIKTSIDKKVKLDPDSLPGSTEDVSYSADLNQFFKQENLNLVESYSTTFYDKPNRFKEVFHAYHDYSETKSAIGQEVSFGVEIGEDDIAPAPEVTSNPLIIYNDILSCDFNFYDNLINYPEVCQKPILSPLAETAPLAYQYDLEGSFYEDSVLIYKIKVSPLFITDAAFSGFLYVEDSTWVLRSVDLFINKQALTVCKEFHIIQNYEQQGEFINVPIRREIDYVFKEGSSFILGNTQVLHSEYLVNVEEAKTKWNNEVKSFDPEAMDRSTEYWAKMRPIQMKEKELNFIHVCDSLKDYFTSEEYYHKLDSSFNRISIWSPIVGIGHKNSFKKYQWYIEGLLGQVNPFGIGGYRHKLPGNFTKEFKNNFLLETDGMVDYGFRNKDVKGKVGVGLTYFPKKFVRTFVRVGDFYDMVNDYASVAQTFSRSNYVREIMFSVAQRMEIFNGFFAEATFNFSDQRPIDNLQLANWSNELFGSLNQPIDFDRYIKSEFVLELKYRIKQKYMYKDNKKIIFEAKHPILKLKYRKGFPGLFNSEVNYDFIEIGASHHTQLKRLGSSNWQAMYGTYLNKSNLRVLEYKYFRGSDQLFFSSPTRSMQLLDATKSTPNDYFQANYVHHFEGAILGKVPFLNRLKLELAGGGGLLYIEDESFRQMEIFAGLERPFVLWTQLFKIGVYAVTVDNNVSTADLAFKFGINFYNDFKRKWDY; from the coding sequence TTGTTAATCATCTTCCCACTATTATCCCGGGCAGGAGTAATCCGTGGGGTGGTGTTGAGTAATCATGACGAACCTCTTCCGTTTGCTAGTGTATACGTTAAGAACTCAACCAGAGGAACTGTGACGAATTTAAAAGGAGAATTTGAGTTAGAGCTTTCTGAAGGAGAGCATACACTTGTTTACAGTTTCGTTGGGTTTAAGGCACAAGAAAGAACTTATTTTTTTGAACACAGTAATACGTTAATAGATACCATCATCCTGAAAGAAGACAATTCGTTAGGAGAAGTTGAAGTTTATGCCGATAAACGAGATCGGGCAAAGGAAATCATGGGTGAAGTAAGAAAATTCAGGTCAAACTTCAATCAGGGAGTACAATATTTCAGTTGCAAAAGCTATATCAAGACATCCATAGATAAAAAAGTAAAGCTAGACCCTGATAGCCTGCCTGGTAGCACGGAAGATGTGAGTTACTCGGCAGATCTCAATCAGTTTTTTAAACAAGAGAACCTAAATTTGGTAGAGTCTTACTCCACTACTTTCTATGATAAGCCCAACCGCTTTAAAGAGGTCTTTCATGCCTATCACGACTATTCAGAGACAAAGAGTGCCATAGGACAGGAAGTCTCTTTTGGGGTAGAAATCGGAGAAGACGACATTGCTCCAGCACCAGAAGTTACGAGTAATCCACTAATTATTTACAACGACATACTCAGTTGCGACTTCAATTTTTACGACAACCTGATTAACTATCCAGAGGTCTGTCAAAAACCCATTTTATCTCCTCTTGCAGAGACTGCACCACTCGCATATCAATATGATCTGGAAGGATCGTTCTATGAAGACAGCGTTCTCATCTATAAGATCAAAGTATCTCCACTATTCATTACTGACGCTGCCTTTTCGGGATTTTTATATGTAGAAGATAGCACATGGGTGCTTCGTTCTGTGGATCTTTTTATCAATAAACAGGCGCTAACCGTTTGTAAAGAATTTCACATTATTCAGAACTATGAACAGCAAGGCGAATTCATCAACGTACCTATAAGAAGAGAAATTGATTACGTTTTTAAGGAAGGAAGTAGTTTTATTTTAGGCAACACGCAAGTACTTCATAGTGAATACCTGGTCAATGTAGAAGAGGCAAAAACCAAGTGGAATAACGAAGTAAAGTCATTTGATCCTGAAGCGATGGACAGAAGTACGGAGTATTGGGCTAAGATGCGTCCCATCCAAATGAAAGAAAAGGAGCTCAACTTCATTCACGTTTGCGATAGCTTAAAAGACTACTTTACCAGTGAGGAATACTATCATAAATTAGATAGCAGTTTTAATCGCATTTCCATTTGGAGTCCGATTGTAGGCATTGGACACAAGAACAGTTTTAAGAAATATCAATGGTACATTGAAGGTCTTTTGGGGCAGGTGAATCCATTTGGAATTGGAGGCTACCGCCACAAACTCCCCGGAAATTTCACCAAGGAGTTCAAAAACAACTTCCTTTTAGAGACGGATGGAATGGTCGACTATGGCTTTCGAAACAAAGATGTAAAAGGAAAAGTGGGCGTTGGACTTACTTATTTTCCGAAAAAGTTTGTGAGAACGTTTGTTCGGGTAGGAGATTTTTATGACATGGTCAATGATTATGCTTCTGTAGCGCAGACTTTCAGTAGAAGTAATTATGTGCGAGAGATCATGTTTTCTGTAGCGCAACGTATGGAAATTTTTAACGGCTTTTTTGCAGAAGCTACATTTAACTTCTCAGATCAAAGACCTATTGATAATTTGCAACTTGCCAACTGGAGTAATGAACTGTTTGGGTCTTTGAATCAACCAATCGATTTTGACCGGTATATCAAAAGTGAATTCGTGCTAGAGCTTAAATATCGTATCAAGCAAAAGTATATGTATAAAGACAATAAAAAGATCATTTTTGAAGCGAAACACCCCATACTAAAACTAAAGTATAGGAAGGGGTTCCCAGGTCTGTTTAACAGTGAAGTGAACTACGATTTTATTGAAATTGGTGCTTCTCATCATACGCAACTGAAACGATTAGGATCCTCCAACTGGCAAGCCATGTATGGGACCTATCTCAACAAGTCAAATTTGAGAGTTTTAGAATATAAATACTTTAGAGGATCGGACCAATTGTTTTTTTCCAGTCCTACCAGATCGATGCAATTGCTTGATGCAACTAAGTCAACACCAAATGATTACTTTCAAGCGAATTATGTACATCATTTTGAAGGAGCGATTTTAGGCAAGGTTCCTTTCTTAAATCGCTTAAAGTTAGAATTAGCTGGAGGTGGCGGATTACTCTACATTGAAGACGAGAGTTTCAGACAAATGGAAATATTTGCAGGCTTGGAAAGACCATTTGTACTTTGGACACAGCTCTTTAAAATTGGTGTTTATGCGGTAACGGTAGATAACAATGTTTCTACGGCAGATTTAGCTTTTAAGTTTGGGATTAATTTTTACAATGATTTTAAACGAAAGTGGGATTATTAG
- a CDS encoding lamin tail domain-containing protein, whose translation MLKVSRLYVLLFGLMIGSCSIFAQVNDDFSDGDFTTNPTWSGDVSLFTVTGGQLQSQSSGAATYYLSTPCTIATDAEWTYYFDFQFSTSGANYCDFYLMADNSDLNNVSNGYFVRMGGTNDEISLYKVVAGTETMIIDGADGLINSSSSNPFRVKVTRDVSDNWTLQYDDLGSSPTGGYVSGGFVNDGSITSSSHMGMLIEQSGAASPINAHFFDDIHADNIAPDVTPPTVTNVTVVSATELTVFFDEPLDVATAELASNYAANNGLAISSATVNGGNPAQVDLVFSTPFSQGVTNTLTVSNVEDLAGNSMTSSDHDFLYFVAVPAAYGDVLINEIFADPSPQYGLPSAEYIELYNASSSPFDLDGWVFSDASSSATLPSHVLMPGEVVAIADDDYVLDFSIFNNVIFVSSLPSLNNSSDDLALEDGSATLVDAVSYSDSWYRDGIKDDGGYSLELINPELPCSGAANWIASNSPDGGTPGEQNSVFDNSPDVTAPALISETVIDLNSLEVCFDESIDTAGVTISDFAMNNGNSIAAMNWSVDLTCVELTTSNNLDTGTIYTVTITGMKDCSGNSGVLTTEIVLPSAPVQGDLIINEVLFNPVTGGDDFVEIYNNSDKYIDLFGAFLANWDDGIIDNYKEIEEHRLMSPGDFVVLTKDSADIKTNFFSVGVGTFLEMSTLPTYANDSGTVYLVLPDSVISDQFSYDEDMHYPLIKDVDGVSLERIDFNRSTNDETNWHSAAENMGWGTPGLTNSQYYPGMITDDMVTLTPDVFSPDNDGVDDVLNISYALDAPGYVGNITIFDREGRVVKYVLQNELLSTDGIITWDGTNNNREKAPIGVYVVYFEVFDLNGNVSGVKKSTVVAGRF comes from the coding sequence ATGTTAAAGGTGAGTCGGTTGTATGTACTTCTATTTGGTTTGATGATTGGTAGTTGCTCCATCTTCGCTCAAGTGAATGATGATTTTTCGGATGGTGATTTTACAACTAACCCTACCTGGAGTGGGGATGTTAGTTTATTTACGGTTACTGGCGGTCAACTTCAGTCCCAATCCTCAGGTGCTGCTACCTACTACCTCAGCACACCGTGCACCATTGCAACTGATGCGGAATGGACCTATTACTTTGATTTTCAGTTTAGCACTTCAGGAGCCAATTATTGCGACTTCTATTTAATGGCTGACAATTCAGATCTGAATAACGTGTCGAACGGATATTTCGTAAGAATGGGTGGAACGAATGATGAGATCTCACTTTACAAGGTTGTGGCAGGAACAGAAACAATGATTATTGATGGTGCAGATGGATTGATCAATAGTTCTTCAAGTAATCCGTTTAGAGTAAAGGTTACTCGTGATGTTTCTGATAATTGGACCTTGCAATACGATGATTTAGGAAGTAGCCCTACTGGAGGTTATGTTAGCGGAGGTTTTGTGAATGATGGAAGCATTACTTCTTCTTCCCACATGGGAATGCTAATTGAACAATCAGGTGCCGCTTCACCTATAAATGCGCACTTTTTTGACGATATCCATGCAGACAATATTGCACCAGATGTAACTCCTCCAACGGTAACTAACGTAACGGTCGTTTCCGCAACTGAATTGACGGTTTTCTTTGACGAACCTTTAGACGTGGCAACAGCTGAGTTGGCAAGTAATTATGCTGCTAATAATGGGTTGGCGATAAGTTCGGCAACCGTCAATGGCGGCAATCCTGCTCAGGTCGATTTAGTTTTTAGCACGCCTTTTTCCCAAGGTGTTACCAATACACTGACGGTGAGTAATGTGGAAGATCTTGCAGGTAATTCCATGACATCAAGCGATCATGATTTCTTGTATTTTGTTGCAGTTCCAGCTGCTTATGGTGATGTACTGATCAATGAGATTTTTGCTGATCCATCGCCTCAGTATGGACTGCCTTCAGCAGAGTACATTGAGTTATACAATGCTTCTTCATCACCTTTTGATCTGGATGGTTGGGTCTTTTCTGATGCTTCTTCTAGCGCAACTTTACCTAGTCATGTTTTGATGCCAGGAGAAGTTGTTGCCATCGCAGATGACGATTATGTTTTGGATTTTAGCATTTTCAATAATGTGATATTTGTAAGTTCATTGCCTTCACTGAACAACAGTAGTGATGACCTTGCACTTGAGGATGGTTCAGCCACTTTGGTTGATGCGGTGAGTTATTCGGATAGTTGGTACAGGGATGGGATAAAAGACGATGGAGGATATTCTTTAGAGCTCATTAACCCAGAGCTACCCTGTTCAGGAGCTGCAAATTGGATCGCATCAAATAGTCCTGATGGAGGAACTCCAGGTGAGCAGAATTCTGTTTTTGATAATTCGCCAGACGTTACAGCTCCTGCATTGATCTCTGAAACAGTGATCGATCTGAACAGTCTCGAGGTTTGCTTTGATGAGAGTATTGACACTGCGGGGGTTACGATCAGTGATTTCGCAATGAATAATGGGAACTCAATTGCAGCGATGAACTGGTCAGTTGATTTGACCTGTGTTGAGCTGACTACTTCAAATAACCTAGATACAGGAACAATCTATACGGTTACGATTACCGGTATGAAAGATTGTTCAGGTAACTCAGGAGTGTTAACTACTGAAATCGTTCTGCCTTCAGCGCCTGTTCAGGGTGACCTGATCATCAATGAGGTGCTATTCAACCCAGTCACAGGTGGAGATGACTTTGTAGAGATTTATAACAACTCAGATAAATATATTGACCTATTTGGAGCTTTCTTAGCGAATTGGGATGATGGAATTATTGATAACTACAAAGAAATCGAAGAACACAGACTGATGTCCCCTGGAGATTTTGTGGTCCTGACAAAAGATAGTGCAGATATCAAAACTAATTTCTTCTCTGTTGGAGTGGGAACGTTTTTGGAGATGTCAACCTTGCCAACTTACGCTAACGATTCTGGAACGGTTTACCTTGTTTTGCCTGATTCTGTAATCTCAGATCAGTTTAGTTATGATGAAGACATGCACTATCCTCTAATAAAGGACGTGGATGGGGTTTCTTTAGAGCGAATAGACTTCAACAGATCAACAAATGATGAAACGAATTGGCATTCAGCTGCTGAAAATATGGGCTGGGGTACTCCTGGTTTGACAAACTCTCAATATTACCCAGGAATGATTACAGATGATATGGTGACGCTTACACCAGATGTTTTCTCCCCAGATAATGATGGAGTAGATGACGTGTTGAATATTTCGTATGCATTAGATGCTCCTGGTTATGTTGGAAACATTACCATTTTTGATCGTGAAGGTAGGGTGGTGAAATATGTGCTTCAGAATGAGTTGCTGTCTACGGATGGAATTATCACCTGGGATGGGACGAATAATAACCGTGAAAAGGCTCCAATTGGAGTTTATGTGGTTTATTTTGAGGTTTTTGACCTAAACGGAAATGTTTCTGGTGTGAAAAAATCTACTGTGGTAGCAGGAAGATTTTGA
- a CDS encoding DUF6695 family protein, whose translation MVKVKRTPPVLPAPERNERVPSTAKWLSGQGAGSWFVIQSTEENKVYHIQRLSPEGELECEGNFRASESIDLSIDYEVTYPSHCAVVTVKQEGKLTELARI comes from the coding sequence ATGGTAAAAGTAAAACGAACGCCACCTGTTTTGCCAGCGCCTGAGCGAAACGAAAGAGTGCCTTCTACTGCTAAATGGCTCTCTGGTCAAGGTGCGGGGTCTTGGTTTGTGATTCAATCCACTGAAGAGAACAAGGTATATCACATTCAACGTTTATCTCCTGAAGGGGAATTGGAGTGTGAGGGAAATTTCAGAGCTTCGGAAAGCATTGACCTTAGCATTGATTATGAGGTAACCTACCCCTCTCATTGTGCCGTGGTGACTGTAAAGCAAGAAGGAAAGTTAACAGAGCTAGCCAGAATATGA